A DNA window from Engraulis encrasicolus isolate BLACKSEA-1 chromosome 3, IST_EnEncr_1.0, whole genome shotgun sequence contains the following coding sequences:
- the LOC134446439 gene encoding NACHT, LRR and PYD domains-containing protein 1 homolog, with amino-acid sequence MDWQIFAKELAHMQCSPAGPLMDIKLMSGELEEIHLPHFLCLGQVSAADNPVRLLHAQDSGVCLEKCEVTRHHASLLQPSLSLLGPVYYLLDLLSPKAHCEMLLFYECTPASLKLRTYLVPNDQGNIDAIQKQEENWKGERIKKNSRVRPPLRLKDPFRVTTSCPSKIDPKEIELVSDSIGNFCAVSIKHPVESFDVEVKRPQYEDPMWTISVEKEDYSPPSTSPGILSTSDTVAGVGRKANQAVLQDTRDEFLKKNRARLIQNVSNVMPLADEMLSRDLINEEQYSKIKAEATDQDKMRCIFDALRSCGPPEKRLFFNILQDLHPSLLQELGWH; translated from the exons ATGGACTGGCAAATCTTTGCTAAAGAGCTGGCACACATGCAGTGCAGTCCAGCTGGTCCTCTGATGGACATCAAGCTCATGTCAGGAGAGCTGGAGGAGATCCACCTGCCTCATTTCCTGTGTTTGGGGCAAGTCAGTGCCGCAGATAATCCTGTCAGACTACTCCATGCACAGGACAGCGGAGTGTGTTTGGAAAAGTGTGAGGTGACGCGACACCATGCCAGTCTTCTCCAGCCCTCCCTGTCTCTGCTGGGACCAGTGTACTACCTTCTGGATCTGCTGTCTCCTAAAGCCCACTGTGAGATGTTGCTGTTTTACGAATGCACCCCTGCTAGCCTGAAGCTCCGCACCTACCTAGTGCCCAACGATCAGGGAAACATCGATGCCATTCAAAAGCAGGAGGAGAACTGGAAGGGCGAGAGGATCAAGAAGAACAGCAGAGTGCGTCCACCCCTTCGCTTGAAAGACCCCTTCCGTGTGACGACGTCTTGTCCGTCCAAGATCGACCCAAAGGAGATAGAGCTGGTTTCAGACTCCATTGGTAATTTCTGTGCAGTTAGCATAAAGCATCCAGTGGAGAGCTTTGATGTGGAGGTCAAACGTCCTCAATACGAGGATCCCATGTGGACAATCAGTGTGGAAAAGGAGGATTACAGCCCACCCAGCACAAGCCCAGGGATACTCAGCACCAGT GACACCGTAGCTGGCGTGGGCCGCAAAGCAAATCAGGCAGTCCTGCAGGACACCAGAGATGAATTTCTCAAGAAGAACCGAGCTCGTCTCATCCAAAATGTGTCCAATGTGATGCCACTGGCAGATGAGATGCTGTCAAGAGACCTGATCAATGAAGAGCAGTACAGCAAGATCAAAGCAGAGGCTACTGACCAAGACAAGATGAGATGCATCTTTGATGCCCTGCGTTCCTGTGGACCTCCAGAGAAGAGGTTGTTCTTCAACATCCTCCAGGATCTGCACCCTTCACTCCTGCAAGAGTTGGGATGGCATTGA